A stretch of DNA from Salvia splendens isolate huo1 unplaced genomic scaffold, SspV2 ctg398, whole genome shotgun sequence:
TGGACCTCGATTCCAAGTAGACATTCCATCTTGGAATCCCCCATCCTCAAAGAGTCGCATAACTATTGGTGAAACGGAGTCGAATGATGAAAATAAGTGGTTGGACTCGATAATATGGCCGCCGAAAGGAAGAAGCCAAAATGTGTACCATGATAGGGTCGGAAGAGGAAGACCTCAAGATTGTTTATGTGCATTTCCTGGGTCTATAGAGTGCGTTAGACAACACGTGTCAGCCAAAAGGTTCCAATTAAAGGTCGAACTTGGCCCCGTCTTTTGGAAATGGAGGTTTGATGTCATGGGAGAAGATGTCTCCAAGCTATGGAATCAGGAGGAACAGAGGAAATTTAATGATATCGTGAAAAAGAATCTTACATCTCATGATACAAGCTTCGTGGAGGCCGCCTCACGATGTTTGCCATGCCATAGCAAAGGAAGCATCATTAGCTACTATTTGAACGTGTACATCCCAAGGCGGATAGGTGTTCAAACTAGGTCGAGTTGCAATATCGTCGACACAGATGATGATAACAACAATGATGATGAGGAAGATAATAATGGCGATGATGATGATTTTGTCAATGATGGTGAGGACGTCATGCATCCCAAGGGGTCGCTTAAGAGGTTACATGCTGGCTTTACTTCCTCCACTCGTAAATATATGAAGATCGCGTTTGACCTCATGCCGGTGAGTTCTTCTGCCTCTTAGTCTAGATATTACATATCATAATCGATTCTGCGGTAATGAACTAAAGTTTTTTGGGATTGAATACAAGGAGAGCAGCAGCTCTGTATCTTGATCCTTTAAAATGTGATTCGTGAATGTATTATACTTGGTTGAAGTTTATGTCTAGGACAGGGTAGATCTATGGTGTCTACCATGATCAAGTGGCAAAAGTTGAGGTTTAAATGTTTTTGATATGAAGCTTAAATGAGTTCATTTCTTACCTTTTAATCAAGTTTTGATTCACGTTAATTATATTTCAACTCTATTATCCATGCACCTGACTTGTGTTTGTTTATCCATTTTATTTCGTCATTAAgagtaaattttttaaaatgaattctTTTCATTGAGAGAATTGGTTTAGAGCATGCATGTGCTCCTATCCTTTTCCATTCACAGTTTATAAGAAGAACTGTCACTTTTATTTAGACTGAAGTTTAGATCTGGTCCTAAAATATATGGTCGTTTTATAAATACAAATTCGGTTAAGAATATTATTTTTGGTACTTTCATGTCCTTCACTTGTCGATTTGATCAGTTATGGAATCACAGAAGGCTGGCGGTCAACTCGTTTTGTACTCAATTAATATACCAGTCCACTTAATTAGGCACTTAAGCATTGTTagctaattattttaatttattttcatattttgaaatcaaaattttttatagtaattgaaataataagTACACATGATTAAAGTacttatatataattaattgaaataataaGTACACATGATTAAGTacttatatataattaattacttatttcaattctattttcaattaattagaataaaaatcCAAGTTTCATACCTCCTCCATCCATAAAAATAGGGACTTTATGGATAGAATAAAACCAAATAGGGACTTTATGGATAGAATaggttttagagcatccacaatagggcgGACGAAgtcggacgatagggcatcctccgcccactgtgggcgacgcggacgatggaacgcgttttaatttttttttattttaaaattcaaaaattttgttatatatattcCCTTGgcacttttcatttgtaacttttcgattcacatttcaactctcaaattacgttataaaatggattccggtggatactcaagtcccAGTAGCTCGATATTTGGAGATggcgcacggtggccgggtacacaacctggctaatatcggtcgttcgatgccaacacgcagtacgatccggagttcagtacggattcgtacggtctctctGACATGGAGTCGTCTCCAACTCACCCTGCCTCTTCCcgtcgcgccgccgccgccccctccgacaacttgtgaagagtacgcccccggccgtacgaactaccagccggatgaaaccctcgtcttggcaaggtgttgggtggatatatcggaggacccgatatttgcgaacaaccagaagcagctcgcgtactgggaTCGCATCGCCGAgggctacaatgaggcgaagccgccgagcgcgtacaagcgccaacgggaacagctccgcaagcactgagatcaggtgaagaagcaagtcaacctcttcgcggcggagtacgagaagtgctcgagggatcagggaaacggcgagagcttgagcgacgtgcgcgatagagcgttgttgtcgtatCAGTCCATGttcggcgacttcaagcatttcaacatccgggcgctcttgagggacaaacaGAAGTTCCAAAGCGGGATTCTACACACTGGTGTGgtgaagaggacgaagaccaccgacactggtggttacacgaccagcgaaagcggaactcgttcggtggacctcaaccagacgtGCACGGAGGAAAAGAGTTTCGGCACACCGATGCCCTCCCggcggcgtcccataggcgtcaaggctgtgaagaacaaggggaaggcgaaggcaaCATCCTCCtcgaccccccccccccatcgccgatcccgaccccgaccccgacgACGATCCAGGTGACACACGCCTACGCGGATTTGGCAACGacctcgatggcgcggacgttgttggatacgcacagcgcccttatgaagtgtacggatccggCCCAAGCCGAGCACCTCCAGAGGTTGAgcgatgagttgagccggaagttgtggcttttgtaggatagacatttttttatttctaactcgtgtaaccttttttttaatcaatgagaattttttgccgttcttttagttaatcgttgtgttttttaataagtttgcatttatatatttgaaaacaatagtaaaatgattagggcgcgccttagggcgccccactgcaggtggaagggcaggaggataaaatgctgacgtggcggtgcatagggcggactttagggcgcgccttaagctgccccattgtggatggccttagtgaTAAATTGGAAAATAGGGTCTTTATGGATAGAATAGGTTTTAGTGGTAAATTGGTAAAGTGAAAGATAGATAAAGAAATTATTGGAGtgttgttagtggagaatgtagtcatttcattagagagaaaaacatGTCA
This window harbors:
- the LOC121790050 gene encoding AT-rich interactive domain-containing protein 2-like, with protein sequence MKLSKTSSNPDRKQPIDWLSFINDDHAKLAIPVGPRFQVDIPSWNPPSSKSRITIGETESNDENKWLDSIIWPPKGRSQNVYHDRVGRGRPQDCLCAFPGSIECVRQHVSAKRFQLKVELGPVFWKWRFDVMGEDVSKLWNQEEQRKFNDIVKKNLTSHDTSFVEAASRCLPCHSKGSIISYYLNVYIPRRIGVQTRSSCNIVDTDDDNNNDDEEDNNGDDDDFVNDGEDVMHPKGSLKRLHAGFTSSTRKYMKIAFDLMPVSSSAS